The Bacteroidota bacterium genomic sequence GCCAGGGGTCCCCGGTGACAAAATGCGATTCGTCCTTTGCTTTGCCGGTGATGTAAGCGTCGTATTCCGACGTCTCACGTCTCCAATTCGCGGCGAGGAAACTCGTTCGGCTCTTCACTTCTCCGCGCGGACAGCTTCCGATGATCTGCACAATCGTCAGTGAGTCGTTCGACCCAAGTAACCTCTTGTATAGAAACGCCGCGATCGGCTTCCCGGGGGACGTCCAGGGCATCAGCATATGGCCTAAATTCGAAGCCGAGTCGCCGATCCAGTTCGACGTTGCGCTGTCTGTTGCCGCCATCGCGGAGGCATTGGACGACCAATCGTCGGGACGAACGCCGGCGTTCTCAACGAACACGCTTGCCTGCTTTGTTTGCGGATCGTCGAAATCAGCGGTGATCGCAGAACATGCGCTGTCATACTCGGTCCACGCGGAATCCTTTCGCGCATAGGTCTGGCAAGTGCGAAGACTCATAAGAAGATGCGCATAAACTTCCACCGGCATTTCTTTGCCGGAAATATTTTTGACGGTCAGCGAAACAACCATTGCCGGCTGGTTCATGCAAAACTCGTACGAAAGCGAATAATCCAGTCCGCTGTCGATCCGATGAAACTTTACTTTATGTGGACTGAGCGTATAGTCCCACGGTTCTTTGCCGAGCCAATGCTTGGCCTTATCGCCGACCCGCACTCCAACCGCAAACGGGAGTGAATTGCCCCGCTTCCAGTAATCGGTGCTGACGTCGATGCTGTTGGCAACGGGATAATAAAAGCTGATCCGCGAAGGAATGGGGCGGCTCTCATGAAACTCCGCGCCGGCATACCTTCCCCCAACTTCGACCTGACCGTAATGGCGGTCAAAGAAATACGAAAGGGGATCGCCGGTGCTCTGCGCCGACAATGGGCAAGCAAGTGCACTGAGGAGAACTAAAATCAAGTTATTACGAACCATGATCGTTCTATCCTTTGATGCCGGTATAGGCCATGCTCTCGATGAAGTAGCGCTGGAAGAACGAATACGCCACGACGACCGGAAGGGCCAGCAGCGTCGCGGCGGCAAGCTGCATCCCCAGCTGGGACTCCGCCTCGCCGCCGATGACGAAGATCGTGACGAGCTGCGGCATCGTCATCAAGGTTCGCTCCCGGACGACGATGAGGGGCCAGAGAACATCGTTCCAACTCGCCATGAACGTGAGAATCGCCACGGTCAAAATCACCGCGCGGGAAAGGGGCCAGATCAGCAGAAACAGGATTCTCAGCTCCGAGCAGCCGTCCACGCGCGCCGCGTCGATCAGGGCTTGCGGCAGCGTCATGAAGAACTGACGGAAGACGATGATGCTGAACGCGCTCATCATCGTCGGCGCGATCAGAGAGACATATGTATCGGTCAAACCGAGCTTCACCATGAGAATGTATTGGGGGATGAGGGTGATCTGGAACGGGATCATCATGGTAAAAAGAATGAGCGCGTACAACAGCTTGCTGCCGAAGAAGCGGAGGCGCGCCAGGGCATATCCGACCATCGACCCGAAGAGGACCACCGAAACGGTGGTCGAGAGCGAGACGATGACGCTGTTAAGAAAGGCCCTTGCGATCGGGATCTTCGTCAGCACCTGTTCATAGCTGTGCACCGACACCCGCGGCGACCAGAGCGACAGGTTGTTGATCTCCAGCTCGGGTTTGAAGGAACCGGCGAGCATCCAGAGAAACGGGTACGCAAAGACAACCGCGCCGGCCAAAAGGCAAAAGAATTTTAGGGCTGATTTCATCATGTCGGGTCCGCCTCCACGACTTTGCGCTGCAGCAGCACCACTGCGAGGATCACGAGTGCAAAAACAAAACCGAGGGCCGCCGCATATCCCATATGTCCGAAATAGAACGCCTGGTTGTAAATATAGAGCATGGCGGACATCGTGCTCTGCATCGGTCCGCCGCCGGTCAGCACGTACGGTTCGATGAAGAGAGAAAATCCGCCGATGGTCGAGAGGGCCACGATGAGCACCATGGTGGAGTTCAGCATCGGCAGCGTGATCTTGAAGAACTGCTTCACCTTATCCGCACCGTCCAAACTCGCCGACTCGTAGAGCTCTTTCGGAATATTCTGCAGGCCGACAAGAAAGAGGACGATGTAGATGCCGACGTTCTTCCACGTCGCCATGATCGCGATCGACGGCATGGCGATCCCCGGGTCGATGAGCCAGGGGACTTTGGGGATGCCGAAAATGTTCAGAATGGAATTCAGGACCCCGGAATCGAATGAATAGAGGTTCTGCCAGAGGATGGTGACGACAACGCCCGAAACGACCACGGGGAGAAAATACACAGCCCGGAAGAATCCCCGGAAGATCCCCTTCGTGTGCAGCAGAAGGGCGAACCCGAGCGCCGCCACGATCTGCAGCGGAATGTGGATGAGGAGAAAGACGAACGTGTTCAGCATCGCTTTGAAAAATTGCGGATCGGACGCGAGGTGCTGAAAATTCTTCAGACCGATCCACTGCATCGGCGTGACGATATTCCACCGATGAAAGATCAAAATAAAAGAGAAGACAAGCGGGTACGCGACAAACAACAGGAAGAAGATCACGTACGGCAGAACGAAGGCGTAACCGTTGCGCTCACTGTGGCGAACAGCATCGAGGATGTTTAACCGTCGCTTCATTGATTCCACTCTATAATATCGCGGCACCGTTGCGCGGCATCGCGCACCGCTTCGGCAGGAGACTTCCGGCCGTAGACGGCGCAGATCTCATACTCCTGCGAGATCGCGTCGAAAATTTCCTTCAGGTCAACGACGGAATCCATCCCGCGCGTATAGACCGCCTGCCGGGCAAATTTCACCATGATCGGATTCTTGGCGAAATAGTTCTTAAACAACGGGTTCGTCAAAAGATCTCCGCGGACCGGAACCTGGTTCGTGATGTCGAGCATCATCAGGTCGTGCTCGGCGGTGATCAGGAACTTGACGAATTCCCACGATTCTTTCCGGTGCTCGCTCGAGCTGAAGATCCCGATGTTCTTATAGTCTCCCGACGTATACACCGGGCCGGTGAAACCGTCCGGCACGGGGAGCGGGGCGACATCGTAATGCATAGCCGGGGCGAACTTGCTGATGGTCGCGATCTCCCAAGGGCCGGCAAAATGCGTCGCCTTCCGCTCGAGGAGGAACGGATCTCCCCCCTGGAAAAAAGTCCGGGGAAAATATCCCTGCGTGTAGCACTCCTGGAAAAATCCGAACACGCTATCGGCGGTATGATTCTCAAACGCGACACGATCCTGATCGAACAGCGTTTTTCCCCCCGATGCCGCGATATAGAACGGATAGACGTCGAAGGTCCGTTCCCACCAGATCGGGCGGATATCGCGTTCCCCCATCCATACATCGATCTGCCCGTTACCTTTCGTCGACCGCGTCACCCTCTTTGCGGCGGCATAGTACTCCGAATAGGTCCGGGGAACCTGATTGACGCCGACGGCCTTCAGCATGTCGATGTTGTAGTACATCATCACAGGGTTCGTTTTCCACGGTATCTGATAGTAGTGGCCGTCTTCGTTCCTGAACGTGCGGAGCAGATCCCCCGGCGTGCGCCTCAGGGCGACCGAATCAAAATCGGGAAAACCATCAAGCGCGATCAACCCGCCGGCCGTCGTGTACATCCTCATGGCCGCGGGATTGATATTCGAGCAGATGTCCGGAGTCGTCTTTCCGGCGATGGCGGCGAGGAGAACTTCTTCGGTCGACTGGCTGACGGGAATGGGCTGCATCCGCACCTGAATGAGAGGATGCGCGCGGTTCCACATTTTTACGATCGAATCGGCAAGCTCGATCTCCTGAGGATTGGGGGCGGGCCAGTAGGTGAGTGTGATCACGGCGGAGCTGTGCGGCGAGGAGGTCTCATGCCGCTCCGAACATGCCGCAAAGCAGACGAGCAGAAGAAAACAAACAGATCCATTTCGAAGCGAGCTCTTCATCGGCGGTCAATCCCATGCCTGCCATTCATAATCGATGGAGGGGAATGCTGTGTGAGGAAATATCCCCCCCTTCTTCACCGTGTAGACATCGATCGCTCTCGGTGAATTTTCGACGTCGACCCGGAGATCCTTCAACGCGTCGTCGTTGATCTTCACGGCGTATTTCTGCTTGAGCTTCAGGATGCGATGAAGGAGCAGGCTTGTCTCCTGGTACAGATACGAATCGCGTGCCGCGTCCTCCTTCACTTCGGCGTACGGTCGGATGTCTCCTTTCGCATCCCGATAGTCCTTTTCGTGTTCGTGATAGTAGGCCATGACCGTGCTGTCGTCCCTTTTGATGCTGTCGTCGATTGCCAGCTTCTCCGCCTTGTAGACCAGCTTTTCCCTCCACCATTGGGTCTGTTTGACCACGCTCTCCTGCTTCTGCAAACCCCTCCGGTACGCCTCCGCAGTCAGCATCCTGTCGCGCACCATCCGCCAGATAATATCTTCAACCGAAGCAGCGAACGCACGGGGAGATTTCAAATCCAGCCGAATATAGGGGTCTCTCGGCTTTTCCCAATCGAGGAAGTCGCCGACGTGAAACATGCCGGTTTTCATTCTCACGAGGACGTTCGGTCTGTACAACTCTATCGAGTCCGGGCGGCGTTCCAGCGCGGAGCCTTTTTTCCCCAATTCCCAGGAAGCATATTTTTCCGCAGGAAGAAATTTCTTCCCGAGAAATGCCTGCACCAGCTCGAACGCCTCCTTGTCGATGACGGGATCCTGTCCGAGCAGCATGCGGTGCACATACTGGTCCGACAGCGAATCCGACACATGCTGCAGCAGGGCGCGGCGGACGTCTTCATGGAGCTTCATGTTCTCGGTTTCGGTGACGATCGGATCGCTCCAGGCATCGACAATATTAATGATGTACCATCCGTCGGGAGCGCTGATCGGCGGAGTCAGAGTCCCCGCACGAAGCGAGTCGATCGCAGCGGCGAGCGCCGGGTTCTTCATCTGAAGCCGGAACCGCGTCGACTGCATCGAACGGTTTTCGATTGAAGCGGAATCGGGACATTCCGCTGCAAAAAGGGAATCGAACGGTGTGCCGCTGCGCAGAAGTTTCGCTTCCCTGAATATTTCCTCCTTCGACGGCGAGAAAAGCCACTTGAGGCCGAGGTGCACATTCTCCTTCGAAACGCCCCGCTCGACGTCCGCGTCGGAAATCTTCACCTTCCCCAGCACGTCGTCCCTGTAGAGCTCTTCGGTCGCAAGGTCGGCCTCGACCTCGTCAAGAATTTCTTTCACAATGGGGGAGGACTGCAGCCCGCGAGCATATCCATCCAGGGCGAGAAGCTTT encodes the following:
- a CDS encoding extracellular solute-binding protein: MKSSLRNGSVCFLLLVCFAACSERHETSSPHSSAVITLTYWPAPNPQEIELADSIVKMWNRAHPLIQVRMQPIPVSQSTEEVLLAAIAGKTTPDICSNINPAAMRMYTTAGGLIALDGFPDFDSVALRRTPGDLLRTFRNEDGHYYQIPWKTNPVMMYYNIDMLKAVGVNQVPRTYSEYYAAAKRVTRSTKGNGQIDVWMGERDIRPIWWERTFDVYPFYIAASGGKTLFDQDRVAFENHTADSVFGFFQECYTQGYFPRTFFQGGDPFLLERKATHFAGPWEIATISKFAPAMHYDVAPLPVPDGFTGPVYTSGDYKNIGIFSSSEHRKESWEFVKFLITAEHDLMMLDITNQVPVRGDLLTNPLFKNYFAKNPIMVKFARQAVYTRGMDSVVDLKEIFDAISQEYEICAVYGRKSPAEAVRDAAQRCRDIIEWNQ
- a CDS encoding sugar ABC transporter permease, with translation MKRRLNILDAVRHSERNGYAFVLPYVIFFLLFVAYPLVFSFILIFHRWNIVTPMQWIGLKNFQHLASDPQFFKAMLNTFVFLLIHIPLQIVAALGFALLLHTKGIFRGFFRAVYFLPVVVSGVVVTILWQNLYSFDSGVLNSILNIFGIPKVPWLIDPGIAMPSIAIMATWKNVGIYIVLFLVGLQNIPKELYESASLDGADKVKQFFKITLPMLNSTMVLIVALSTIGGFSLFIEPYVLTGGGPMQSTMSAMLYIYNQAFYFGHMGYAAALGFVFALVILAVVLLQRKVVEADPT
- a CDS encoding carbohydrate ABC transporter permease, whose translation is MMKSALKFFCLLAGAVVFAYPFLWMLAGSFKPELEINNLSLWSPRVSVHSYEQVLTKIPIARAFLNSVIVSLSTTVSVVLFGSMVGYALARLRFFGSKLLYALILFTMMIPFQITLIPQYILMVKLGLTDTYVSLIAPTMMSAFSIIVFRQFFMTLPQALIDAARVDGCSELRILFLLIWPLSRAVILTVAILTFMASWNDVLWPLIVVRERTLMTMPQLVTIFVIGGEAESQLGMQLAAATLLALPVVVAYSFFQRYFIESMAYTGIKG